The following proteins come from a genomic window of Vibrio vulnificus NBRC 15645 = ATCC 27562:
- a CDS encoding siderophore ABC transporter substrate-binding protein, which yields MKLKLSVMLVSTLISGGAMAKDLVIEHYMGSTKISDAPKRVVVIGHGALDALDYLGIEPVAVAKAPIMPQYLDKFQDAKYASAGSLFEPDFETIYSQKPDLIIIGPRATSKYKELSEIAPTIVFSADLKQGYWQSTQKQWRNMGEIFNAQQKIEQKISQLNEEFAAIKQYNEKNQVDALTIMTSGGNITTFGSQSRFASVYEDFGFKESSSNVKTNNHGDIISYEYINKANPSTLLVIDGDKLSGKGNQVEEQYLDNDLVKATNAYKNKRITLLDLDAWYLSISGISATEKMVSDIKETVEL from the coding sequence ATGAAACTAAAATTAAGCGTTATGTTGGTCAGCACCCTGATTTCTGGTGGTGCAATGGCGAAAGATCTTGTGATCGAGCATTACATGGGGAGCACTAAAATTTCAGATGCGCCAAAGCGTGTTGTTGTTATTGGTCATGGGGCCTTAGACGCTCTGGATTATCTTGGCATCGAGCCCGTTGCCGTTGCGAAAGCGCCAATAATGCCACAATATCTCGATAAGTTTCAGGATGCGAAATACGCCTCGGCGGGCAGCTTATTTGAGCCAGATTTTGAAACCATCTACAGCCAAAAACCAGACTTGATCATCATTGGTCCTCGTGCGACGTCCAAATACAAAGAGCTGTCGGAAATTGCCCCGACCATCGTGTTCAGTGCCGATCTCAAGCAAGGCTACTGGCAGAGCACACAAAAACAATGGCGTAATATGGGCGAAATTTTCAACGCCCAACAAAAGATTGAGCAGAAGATTAGTCAGCTCAATGAAGAGTTTGCCGCCATCAAACAATACAACGAGAAAAACCAAGTGGATGCGCTCACCATCATGACATCCGGTGGCAATATCACGACGTTTGGCTCACAATCCCGCTTTGCTTCGGTTTACGAAGATTTTGGTTTTAAGGAAAGCTCCTCTAACGTTAAGACCAACAACCATGGTGATATCATCTCTTACGAGTACATTAATAAAGCCAACCCAAGTACGCTATTGGTGATTGACGGTGATAAGCTCTCAGGAAAAGGCAATCAAGTTGAAGAACAGTATCTTGACAACGATCTGGTCAAAGCCACCAACGCTTACAAGAACAAACGAATTACCTTGCTTGATCTAGACGCTTGGTATCTCTCAATCTCAGGTATTTCTGCAACTGAAAAGATGGTTTCCGACATCAAAGAGACCGTCGAACTGTAG
- a CDS encoding phosphopantetheine-binding protein translates to MSEPLKEFDLLATLSELLRVSEAEIQSDINLIELGLDSISLMRLTGRLRQVGIEVNFAQLMNSPTFSSWQTIIFNAKALA, encoded by the coding sequence TTGTCAGAACCTCTAAAAGAGTTTGATTTGCTTGCCACGCTCAGCGAGTTACTGCGAGTCAGCGAAGCTGAAATTCAGTCCGACATCAACCTGATTGAACTGGGCCTCGACTCCATCAGTTTAATGCGCCTCACTGGTCGCCTTCGCCAAGTGGGTATCGAAGTCAACTTTGCCCAACTGATGAACTCACCCACGTTCAGCTCTTGGCAAACCATCATTTTCAACGCAAAGGCACTTGCCTAA
- a CDS encoding isochorismatase family protein, which translates to MGIPKIAGYPLPTPAEFPDNRTGWTIDPDQAVLLIHDMQEYFVNYYQPDSSPVVDIIQHIQRLKAAAKKAGIPVIYTAQPANQHPTDRALLTDFWGPGLNGDHVPIVEALSPEEDDIEYVKWRYSAFKKTPLLEFMRAQGKSQLIISGIYGHIGILSTTLDAFMLDIQPFVIGDAIADFTREDHLRTLEYVASRSGSVKRLDEALDEIRSQKPLTLEKIQQDVATSLGIQPDEVDLDEDLMFVGLDSMRAMVLVEKWHQQGENISFGQLMEAASLREWWLVIEQARNEEQNMAVA; encoded by the coding sequence ATGGGAATCCCCAAAATTGCTGGCTATCCGTTGCCAACCCCCGCTGAGTTTCCAGATAACAGAACGGGCTGGACAATCGATCCCGACCAGGCCGTACTTTTGATCCACGATATGCAAGAATATTTCGTCAACTATTATCAGCCAGATTCATCGCCAGTTGTTGACATCATTCAACATATTCAACGCTTAAAAGCCGCAGCGAAAAAAGCGGGCATTCCCGTTATCTATACGGCGCAGCCTGCTAACCAACATCCGACAGACCGAGCGCTGCTCACTGATTTCTGGGGGCCGGGCCTGAATGGCGATCATGTACCTATCGTTGAAGCACTCAGCCCAGAAGAGGATGACATCGAATACGTCAAATGGCGTTACAGCGCATTTAAGAAAACCCCATTGCTCGAGTTTATGCGCGCGCAAGGGAAAAGCCAGCTCATCATTTCTGGGATTTATGGCCATATCGGCATACTTTCGACCACGTTAGACGCCTTCATGCTGGACATCCAGCCGTTTGTGATTGGTGATGCTATTGCGGATTTTACTCGAGAAGATCATTTACGAACCTTGGAATACGTGGCCAGTCGTAGTGGCAGCGTAAAGCGTCTCGATGAGGCATTAGATGAAATCCGTTCGCAAAAGCCGCTAACGCTGGAAAAGATCCAGCAGGACGTTGCGACGAGCTTAGGAATACAACCAGACGAGGTTGATCTTGATGAGGATTTAATGTTCGTTGGCTTGGACTCGATGCGGGCGATGGTGCTGGTGGAAAAATGGCATCAACAGGGTGAGAACATTTCGTTTGGTCAATTGATGGAAGCGGCTTCGCTTAGAGAGTGGTGGCTGGTGATTGAACAAGCGAGAAATGAAGAACAAAACATGGCCGTCGCCTAA
- a CDS encoding (2,3-dihydroxybenzoyl)adenylate synthase: MVVTTTETPKQILDGFVRKPSVQSEQYQAANLWRNSPLWQILHQGVEHHPDSIAVTDNHTSLSYLELASRVDRIAAGLREEGLVCGDSVVLQLANTLDFLVVFFALQRLGVVPVLALPAHGLVEIRHFMQLSGARVYIGSNHEKDDKALAIATQLQAELSISIRCYICGHFGQFSPLPECDAGDFAPAMVDPEHPALFLVSGGTTGLPKLIPRTHNDYLFNVEQCAKASEISAQDVYLAVLPAAHNFTLGCPGILGVLNTGGKVVLTTNPSPDYCFELIEKQRITATALVPALAQLWTEATQWESTDRSSLRLMQVGGSKLAYSDALEMQNAFPNALQQVFGMAEGLIACTRLGDDKEIIATRQGRPVSEWDEVLVVDDQGKPVAVGEEGELLTRGPYTLSGYYRAPEHNLRAFTDEGYYRSGDRVVVDSQGYFTVTGRIKDVIIRAGENIAADELEELLLSHPQIAQVAVFPLPDAHLGEKIAVAAVIRGPEIMLRDIRQFLQTKEIAAFKLPDELFAVKSLPKTAVGKIDKKRILSTILP, translated from the coding sequence ATGGTCGTCACGACAACCGAAACACCAAAGCAGATACTCGATGGCTTTGTGCGTAAACCTAGTGTTCAAAGTGAACAATATCAGGCTGCAAATTTGTGGCGCAATTCGCCGCTGTGGCAAATTCTTCATCAGGGAGTAGAGCATCACCCTGATAGCATAGCGGTGACCGATAACCACACTTCACTGAGCTATCTCGAGTTGGCCAGTCGCGTGGATAGGATCGCCGCTGGGTTGCGAGAAGAAGGGCTTGTGTGTGGTGACAGTGTTGTCTTGCAGTTAGCCAATACACTCGATTTTCTCGTCGTGTTTTTTGCTCTTCAGCGCCTTGGTGTGGTTCCCGTACTGGCATTACCTGCACACGGTTTGGTCGAAATTCGCCACTTTATGCAACTCTCTGGGGCAAGAGTGTACATCGGCTCCAATCATGAAAAGGATGACAAAGCGTTGGCGATTGCCACTCAGTTGCAAGCGGAACTATCAATATCCATTCGCTGCTATATCTGCGGGCATTTTGGTCAGTTTTCGCCGTTGCCAGAGTGTGACGCTGGCGATTTTGCACCAGCGATGGTAGACCCAGAACACCCGGCACTTTTCCTCGTTTCTGGAGGCACGACAGGGCTACCCAAACTGATCCCCCGTACCCACAATGATTATCTGTTTAATGTTGAGCAATGTGCGAAAGCCAGTGAAATCAGTGCGCAGGATGTGTATTTGGCGGTGTTGCCTGCGGCACACAATTTTACCTTGGGTTGTCCTGGGATCTTAGGGGTGTTGAATACTGGCGGAAAAGTGGTTTTGACCACCAACCCAAGCCCAGATTATTGTTTTGAACTTATTGAAAAACAGCGTATTACCGCAACGGCGTTGGTGCCTGCATTGGCGCAGCTGTGGACGGAGGCAACTCAATGGGAGTCGACGGATCGTTCGAGTTTACGTTTGATGCAAGTCGGTGGTTCCAAACTTGCTTATAGCGATGCGCTGGAAATGCAAAACGCCTTTCCAAACGCGTTGCAGCAAGTTTTTGGTATGGCGGAAGGTTTGATTGCGTGTACCCGTTTGGGCGATGACAAAGAAATTATTGCAACAAGGCAAGGTCGTCCTGTCAGCGAATGGGACGAGGTCCTCGTTGTGGATGATCAAGGCAAGCCAGTTGCGGTTGGAGAGGAAGGGGAACTGCTGACCCGAGGGCCTTACACGCTTAGCGGATATTACCGTGCGCCAGAGCATAATCTGCGGGCGTTTACGGATGAAGGATATTATCGCAGTGGCGATCGCGTGGTCGTCGATTCCCAAGGTTACTTCACGGTCACTGGGCGGATAAAGGATGTGATCATTCGTGCCGGCGAAAACATTGCTGCTGATGAGTTAGAAGAACTCTTATTGTCGCATCCACAAATTGCCCAAGTAGCGGTGTTTCCCCTGCCAGATGCTCATTTAGGTGAAAAAATCGCCGTCGCAGCCGTCATTCGAGGTCCCGAAATTATGTTGCGAGACATTCGGCAATTTCTCCAAACCAAAGAGATCGCCGCATTCAAACTTCCTGATGAACTGTTTGCGGTCAAATCGTTGCCAAAAACGGCCGTAGGCAAAATCGACAAGAAGCGCATTTTAAGCACCATTCTGCCGTGA
- the vvuA gene encoding TonB-dependent siderophore vulnibactin receptor VvuA, producing MAALRPARTSVAENKIFKLHALSAVVMGLCASGQAYAQTESTNSNKKEEMPVVVVIGEKTERTIYDTSSSVQVFDQETIDNTPGATEIDDLLQLIPNMVDSGQGNSMPTVRGIDGSGPSIGGLASFAGTSPRLNMSIDGRSLTYSEIAFGPRSLWDMQQVEVYLGPQSYIQGRNASAGAIVMKTNDPTHHFESAVKAGVGERNYSQTAAMISAPIIQDELAFRLSFDQQKRDSFVDLASYEPAGDAKKIEMNSVRGKLLYEPSALAGFKTTLGVSHMDSRGPQSESTNVVGNEAFRPVYETKSLSTAWDISWQLNEVLTFENNLVYSKFAFDRYTNPLQKGDYTAEGKEFHVEPLLRYLSLGGRVNALVGARYYKSSQDDEYVDATSANPMSGSTKTQSAFAELTYALTQSIDVTVAGRYEKERVKRKVSDPRFKLDHDDTLSVFLPKFDIAFKPDMAQTFGFKVAKGYNSGGAGLAFNPILGGGFSPYQFEEEYIWNYEFYTRHRLGNSVELMTNTFYNDFDSMQMTQTLSNGDVLIANLDNAKTYGAEIGTRWYATDSLELFANLGLLKTEYKEVNGTSKELERAPNMTGNLGGQYSFFDGFELSANAAYTGDYFSDRSNTEIVKIDAYWVANAQLAYVFENGRAALFATNLFDSDKTTLYARGSLNEPLKQQPRMIGASLQLNF from the coding sequence ATGGCAGCTTTACGCCCAGCGCGAACGAGCGTTGCAGAAAACAAAATCTTTAAACTGCACGCTCTGTCTGCGGTAGTGATGGGGCTTTGTGCCAGTGGTCAAGCCTATGCTCAAACCGAGAGTACCAACAGCAACAAAAAAGAAGAGATGCCTGTTGTCGTTGTGATCGGTGAGAAAACAGAAAGAACCATTTATGACACCAGTTCGAGTGTCCAAGTGTTCGACCAAGAGACGATAGACAATACCCCAGGTGCAACAGAGATCGATGACCTGTTGCAACTTATTCCCAATATGGTGGACTCTGGCCAAGGTAACAGCATGCCAACGGTGCGTGGTATTGATGGTTCTGGTCCATCGATTGGCGGTTTGGCGAGCTTTGCAGGTACTTCACCTCGTTTAAATATGTCCATTGATGGCCGCTCGCTGACGTATTCGGAAATTGCGTTTGGTCCGCGTTCTCTTTGGGACATGCAGCAAGTCGAAGTGTATTTAGGTCCGCAAAGTTATATTCAAGGGCGCAACGCTTCTGCGGGTGCGATTGTAATGAAAACCAACGATCCTACCCACCATTTTGAAAGTGCGGTAAAAGCAGGTGTTGGTGAGCGAAACTATTCACAAACCGCTGCGATGATCTCTGCCCCAATCATCCAAGACGAACTTGCATTCCGCCTCAGCTTTGACCAACAAAAGCGCGACAGTTTTGTTGATTTAGCCTCTTATGAGCCAGCTGGCGATGCTAAGAAAATTGAGATGAATTCCGTACGCGGTAAGCTACTTTATGAACCATCTGCGTTGGCGGGTTTTAAGACAACTCTCGGTGTTTCTCATATGGATTCCCGTGGTCCACAGTCTGAAAGTACTAACGTTGTCGGGAATGAAGCGTTTAGACCTGTTTATGAAACTAAGTCACTGAGCACCGCTTGGGATATTTCTTGGCAGTTGAATGAGGTACTGACCTTTGAAAACAACCTAGTCTACTCAAAGTTTGCTTTTGATCGATACACTAATCCACTCCAGAAAGGCGATTATACCGCTGAAGGTAAAGAGTTCCATGTAGAGCCATTACTAAGGTACCTTTCTTTAGGCGGCCGAGTAAATGCGTTAGTCGGCGCTCGTTATTACAAGTCTTCTCAAGATGATGAATACGTCGATGCGACAAGCGCGAACCCAATGAGCGGCAGTACTAAAACGCAATCGGCATTTGCCGAATTGACGTATGCGCTGACACAATCGATTGATGTGACTGTTGCGGGGCGATATGAAAAAGAACGCGTGAAGAGAAAAGTAAGTGACCCACGTTTTAAATTGGATCATGACGACACGCTAAGTGTTTTCTTACCTAAGTTTGATATAGCGTTTAAACCTGATATGGCTCAGACCTTCGGTTTTAAAGTGGCAAAAGGCTACAATTCGGGTGGTGCTGGTTTGGCGTTTAACCCTATTCTAGGCGGAGGATTTTCACCATATCAGTTTGAAGAAGAGTATATCTGGAACTACGAGTTTTATACCCGCCACCGCCTTGGCAATTCGGTTGAGCTAATGACCAACACCTTCTATAACGATTTTGACAGTATGCAGATGACTCAAACGTTATCTAACGGTGATGTGCTTATCGCGAACCTAGACAACGCTAAGACATACGGTGCAGAAATTGGTACACGTTGGTATGCCACAGATTCACTGGAGCTATTTGCTAACTTAGGTTTATTGAAAACAGAATACAAAGAGGTGAATGGAACTTCTAAAGAACTAGAGCGAGCACCAAACATGACAGGTAATTTAGGGGGGCAGTATAGCTTCTTTGATGGTTTTGAGTTAAGTGCCAATGCAGCCTACACGGGGGATTACTTCTCAGACCGTAGTAATACTGAAATCGTAAAGATTGATGCTTATTGGGTCGCTAATGCTCAATTGGCTTATGTATTCGAGAACGGCAGAGCCGCTCTGTTTGCCACCAATCTATTTGACTCCGATAAAACGACTCTATACGCAAGAGGTAGCTTGAACGAACCGCTAAAACAGCAACCACGTATGATTGGTGCTTCATTGCAGTTGAACTTCTAG
- a CDS encoding siderophore-interacting protein, translating to MSDSPERVYPMLLDFVRKETISKNLLRVTLTGEDLIGFPEDQNGSHIKVFFPNQASGILQLPVREGDNVIWPEHKPVPRAYSVRQYRAAVNELDIDFVTHGEETPGGGWALKADIGSQIGLIGPAGPDPLIEPADWHIIAGDLSAVPAISAILEKLPSDAKGYVFIEVDEIEDIHDLVHPEEMAINWLMRNPHDAEPALAKAIKQLPAPEKSTSLSAFIAGENQSVINCRKILRNDYQIARDKLYAIPYWKRGKTEEAYHDERHDVMDAAY from the coding sequence ATGAGTGACAGCCCAGAGCGCGTCTATCCAATGTTGCTGGATTTTGTACGCAAAGAAACCATCTCAAAAAACTTACTCCGAGTAACGTTAACCGGAGAGGATTTAATCGGCTTCCCGGAAGACCAAAATGGTTCGCACATCAAAGTGTTTTTCCCCAACCAAGCAAGTGGCATTCTCCAGTTGCCGGTGCGAGAAGGGGACAACGTCATTTGGCCTGAACACAAACCCGTTCCGAGAGCTTACTCGGTCAGACAATATCGTGCGGCGGTGAATGAGCTGGACATCGATTTTGTGACGCATGGGGAGGAGACTCCGGGCGGTGGTTGGGCACTAAAGGCAGACATCGGCTCGCAGATTGGTTTAATTGGGCCAGCAGGGCCTGATCCGCTCATTGAACCCGCGGATTGGCATATAATCGCGGGTGATCTCTCGGCGGTGCCTGCGATTAGTGCCATCTTGGAAAAGTTGCCCAGTGACGCCAAAGGCTATGTGTTTATTGAGGTGGATGAGATTGAAGATATTCACGATCTTGTTCATCCAGAAGAGATGGCCATCAATTGGTTAATGCGCAATCCTCATGATGCCGAGCCCGCATTAGCTAAGGCGATTAAGCAACTACCCGCCCCGGAGAAATCGACCTCGCTGTCTGCTTTTATCGCGGGTGAAAACCAGAGTGTGATCAACTGCCGTAAGATCTTGCGCAATGACTATCAGATCGCGCGTGACAAGCTCTACGCGATTCCTTACTGGAAAAGAGGTAAGACGGAAGAAGCGTATCACGATGAACGTCATGATGTGATGGATGCAGCGTATTAG
- a CDS encoding isochorismate lyase: MASLKKPEACESLNDIRLGIDTLDKEIVHILSQRMGYVKAAAQFKPDEKSIPAPERVASMLEERRHWANEQGLSEEYVEALFDNIIQWYISQQIQHWRSQKGLAPVSQD; this comes from the coding sequence GTGGCATCGTTGAAGAAACCAGAAGCGTGTGAAAGCCTCAATGATATTCGACTGGGAATCGACACTCTTGATAAAGAGATTGTCCATATCCTCTCTCAGAGAATGGGATACGTGAAAGCTGCCGCACAATTTAAACCCGATGAGAAAAGCATACCTGCCCCTGAGCGAGTGGCGTCCATGCTGGAAGAACGCCGGCATTGGGCTAATGAACAGGGGTTATCAGAAGAGTATGTGGAAGCACTTTTTGACAACATTATCCAATGGTACATCAGTCAGCAGATCCAGCATTGGCGCAGCCAAAAAGGCCTTGCGCCAGTGAGTCAAGATTAG